Proteins encoded by one window of Micromonospora coxensis:
- a CDS encoding DUF692 domain-containing protein — MTGPSGVGIGWRPEIAGFVAELPGLRFVEVVAESVHAELPPGLAELRARGVTVVPHGVRLSLGGAEPVDPSRVAHLARVAELVDAPLVSEHIAFVRAGGLEAGHLLPLPRSREAVAAVVANVRRTQAELPVPLALEPIAALFDWPDDELDEADFLTEILDATGAGLLLDVANVHANARNRGGDPLALLDRLPLDRVAYVHVAGGAQRGGFYHDTHTDPVPPEVLDLVGALCARRRPPALLLERDGHYPPAPELRAELDALAAASGYPVVT; from the coding sequence GTGACCGGCCCGAGCGGGGTGGGCATCGGCTGGCGGCCGGAGATCGCCGGTTTCGTCGCCGAGCTGCCCGGGCTGCGCTTCGTCGAGGTGGTCGCCGAGTCGGTGCACGCCGAGCTGCCGCCGGGCCTCGCCGAGCTGCGGGCGCGCGGGGTCACCGTCGTGCCGCACGGGGTGCGGCTCTCCCTCGGCGGCGCGGAGCCGGTCGACCCGTCCCGGGTGGCCCACCTGGCGCGGGTGGCGGAGCTGGTCGACGCGCCGCTGGTCAGCGAGCACATCGCGTTCGTCCGGGCCGGTGGCCTGGAGGCCGGCCACCTGCTGCCCCTGCCGCGCAGCCGGGAGGCGGTGGCCGCGGTGGTGGCCAACGTCCGGCGCACGCAGGCCGAGCTGCCGGTGCCGCTGGCCCTGGAGCCGATCGCCGCCCTCTTCGACTGGCCCGACGACGAGCTGGACGAGGCGGACTTCCTCACCGAGATCCTCGACGCCACCGGGGCGGGGCTGCTGCTCGACGTCGCCAACGTGCACGCCAACGCCCGCAACCGGGGCGGCGACCCGCTCGCCCTGCTGGACCGGCTGCCGCTGGACCGGGTCGCCTACGTCCACGTGGCCGGCGGCGCGCAGCGGGGCGGTTTCTACCACGACACGCACACCGACCCGGTGCCGCCGGAGGTGCTCGACCTGGTCGGCGCGCTCTGCGCCCGGCGCCGCCCCCCGGCGCTGCTGCTCGAACGCGACGGCCACTACCCGCCCGCGCCGGAGCTGCGGGCCGAGCTGGACGCCCTGGCCGCCGCCTCCGGGTACCCGGTGGTCACGTGA
- a CDS encoding carbon-nitrogen hydrolase family protein, whose protein sequence is MTTPPVTSAPPPPTPLTVAAVQADPTPGDLPGNATTAARLLARAAGQGTRVAVLPELFLPAYHPPTLAADPAGTDVAATDDGTVDDPRLDPVRAAARDGRLTAVVGAAVRHPDGRRTISALVVDPTGAVRAGYDKQQLWGGERDLFDPGRRGASLLVDGWRLALGICYDGCFPEHARAAALDGAHGYLCPSGYLAGSAHRRDLYYAARALDNTMYVVFANAVDGAEPWRFNGGAAVYDPQGRPLARGADSGEDVLVATLDPAVLAATRSAHTMLADRPADQGFPRSALSA, encoded by the coding sequence GTGACGACGCCCCCGGTCACCTCCGCACCCCCTCCTCCCACCCCGCTGACCGTCGCCGCCGTGCAGGCCGACCCCACCCCCGGCGACCTGCCCGGCAACGCGACGACCGCCGCCCGGCTGCTCGCCCGGGCCGCCGGACAGGGCACCCGGGTGGCCGTGCTGCCCGAGCTGTTCCTGCCGGCGTACCACCCGCCGACGTTGGCCGCGGACCCGGCCGGCACCGACGTGGCCGCCACCGACGACGGCACGGTCGACGACCCCCGGCTCGACCCGGTGCGGGCCGCCGCCCGCGACGGCCGGCTCACCGCGGTCGTCGGCGCGGCGGTGCGCCACCCGGACGGCCGCCGGACCATCTCCGCCCTGGTCGTCGACCCGACCGGCGCGGTCCGGGCCGGGTACGACAAGCAGCAGCTCTGGGGCGGCGAGCGGGACCTGTTCGACCCCGGCCGGCGAGGCGCGTCGCTGCTCGTCGACGGTTGGCGGCTCGCCCTCGGCATCTGCTACGACGGCTGCTTCCCCGAGCACGCCCGGGCCGCGGCGCTCGACGGCGCGCACGGCTACCTGTGCCCGAGCGGCTACCTGGCCGGCTCCGCGCACCGCCGCGACCTCTACTACGCCGCCCGGGCCCTGGACAACACCATGTACGTGGTCTTCGCCAACGCCGTGGACGGCGCCGAGCCGTGGCGGTTCAACGGCGGCGCGGCGGTCTACGACCCGCAGGGCCGCCCGCTGGCCCGGGGCGCCGACTCCGGCGAGGACGTGCTGGTCGCCACGCTCGATCCGGCGGTGCTGGCGGCCACCCGCTCCGCGCACACCATGCTCGCCGACCGACCCGCCGACCAGGGGTTCCCCCGATCGGCGCTGTCGGCCTGA
- a CDS encoding enoyl-CoA hydratase/isomerase family protein codes for MTAETTGVRLDCDGPVATVTLCRPDVLNAQTPAMWRAMSDFSRDLPGDVRVVVVRGEGRAFSAGLDLSVAGASGPGSFAELSTLPEQECADRIAEYQQGFTWLHRPDVISVAAVQGHAIGAGFQLALACDLRVLADDARFSMAEVTLGLVPDLAGTKRLAELVGYSRALEICATGRRLDAAEADRIGLATLVVPRADLDGAVRDLTAGLLAANRDAVVEIKALLAGAGGRTHAEQQRAEREAQTRRLRDLAGRGE; via the coding sequence GTGACCGCAGAGACGACCGGGGTACGACTCGACTGCGACGGGCCGGTCGCGACGGTCACGTTGTGCCGGCCCGACGTGCTCAACGCCCAGACCCCGGCGATGTGGCGCGCGATGAGCGACTTCTCCCGGGATCTTCCCGGCGACGTGCGTGTCGTCGTGGTGCGCGGTGAGGGGCGGGCGTTCTCGGCCGGCCTCGACCTGTCGGTGGCCGGCGCCTCCGGCCCCGGTTCCTTCGCCGAGCTCTCCACCCTGCCCGAGCAGGAGTGCGCGGACCGGATCGCCGAGTACCAGCAGGGCTTCACCTGGCTGCACCGCCCGGACGTGATCTCGGTGGCCGCCGTGCAGGGGCACGCCATCGGCGCGGGCTTCCAGCTGGCGCTCGCCTGCGACCTGCGGGTGCTCGCCGACGACGCCCGTTTCTCGATGGCCGAGGTGACCCTCGGGCTGGTGCCCGACCTGGCCGGCACCAAGCGCCTGGCGGAGCTGGTCGGCTACTCCCGCGCGCTGGAGATCTGCGCGACGGGCCGGCGGCTGGACGCCGCCGAGGCGGACCGGATCGGTCTGGCCACCCTCGTCGTGCCCCGCGCCGACCTGGACGGTGCGGTCCGTGACCTCACCGCCGGGCTGCTCGCGGCCAACCGTGACGCGGTGGTGGAGATCAAGGCCCTGCTCGCCGGCGCCGGTGGCCGTACCCACGCCGAGCAGCAGCGCGCGGAGCGGGAGGCGCAGACCCGTCGGCTGCGCGATCTCGCCGGCCGGGGAGAATAG
- a CDS encoding TetR/AcrR family transcriptional regulator, translated as MPRVSQDQLDARRQEILGAARACFARHGYEGATVRRLEEATGLSRGAIFHHFRDKDSLFLAVAEDDAAAMVETVARNGLVQVMRDLLARAVSPDTTGWLGSQLEVSRRLRTDPAFARRWAERSAAIAEATRERLVRQREAGVLREDVPIDVLAQFLELAYDGLVLHLAMGRPAGDLGPVLDLVEEAVRRR; from the coding sequence GTGCCCAGAGTAAGTCAGGACCAGCTCGACGCGCGCCGGCAGGAGATCCTCGGTGCGGCGCGGGCCTGTTTCGCCCGGCACGGCTACGAGGGAGCCACCGTGCGCCGGCTGGAGGAGGCCACCGGGCTGTCCCGGGGCGCGATCTTCCACCACTTCCGGGACAAGGACTCGCTCTTCCTCGCCGTGGCCGAGGACGACGCCGCCGCGATGGTCGAGACGGTGGCCCGCAACGGTCTGGTCCAGGTCATGCGGGACCTGCTCGCCCGGGCCGTCTCCCCGGACACCACCGGCTGGCTGGGCAGCCAGCTGGAGGTCTCCCGCCGGCTGCGCACCGACCCGGCCTTCGCCCGCCGCTGGGCCGAGCGCTCCGCCGCGATCGCCGAGGCGACCCGGGAGCGGCTGGTCCGCCAGCGGGAGGCCGGAGTGCTGCGCGAGGACGTCCCGATCGACGTGCTGGCCCAGTTCCTGGAGCTGGCGTACGACGGTCTGGTGCTGCACCTGGCCATGGGGCGCCCGGCCGGCGACCTGGGGCCGGTGCTGGACCTGGTCGAGGAGGCCGTGCGCCGGCGCTGA
- a CDS encoding ABC transporter ATP-binding protein encodes MSGGGMAGWSMLRSMRSQDEVSAHRLKRGTARRIVAFARPYRRDIVVFLITVVIAAIIGVATPVLAGDVINTITRGGPDAGGAVVRLALIIAALAVADALFSLAQRWYSARIGEGIILDLRTRVYDHVQRMPLQFFTRTQTGALVSRLNNDVMGAQRAFTSTLSGVVSNVIQLVLTAAVMFTLSWQITALSLVLLPIFIIPARRVGKRLAEITRESYNLDAKMNATMTERFGVAGALLVKLFGSPEEEARRFAGRAERVRDIGIQSAMYSRTFFVAMLLVASLAQALTYGLGGWLAVTGAVSAGTVVTLALLLTRLYGPLTALSNVRVDVMSALVSFDRVFEVLDLRPGIEEKPDATPVPRGNGRVEFRDVRFRYPAAAEVSLASLEEVATLDRTVNEPVLKGVSFTVEPGQMVALVGPSGAGKSTLSMLISRIYDVTDGEVRVGGVDVRDATLASLRDEIGVVTQDSHLFHETIRENLRYAKPEATDDEIWAALAGAQVADLVRALPDGLDTMVGERGYRFSGGEKQRIAIARLLLKAPSIVILDEATAHLDSESEAAVQRALSVALTGRTALVIAHRLSTVREADQILVLDDGRIVERGRHDELVAVGGLYAELYRTQFAVTDSPAPYADEVEPEPVVTTVPMGTYVAQEALPPAAAN; translated from the coding sequence ATGTCCGGCGGGGGCATGGCCGGGTGGAGCATGCTCCGCTCGATGCGCAGCCAGGACGAGGTCTCCGCGCACCGGCTCAAGCGTGGTACCGCCCGGCGGATCGTCGCCTTCGCCCGGCCGTACCGGCGCGACATCGTCGTCTTCCTGATCACCGTGGTGATCGCCGCGATCATCGGGGTGGCCACTCCGGTGCTGGCCGGCGACGTCATCAACACCATCACCCGGGGCGGCCCGGACGCCGGCGGCGCGGTCGTCCGGCTGGCGCTGATCATCGCCGCCCTGGCGGTCGCCGACGCGCTCTTCTCCCTGGCCCAGCGGTGGTACTCGGCCCGCATCGGTGAGGGGATCATCCTCGACCTGCGCACCCGGGTCTACGACCACGTGCAGCGGATGCCGTTGCAGTTCTTCACCCGCACCCAGACCGGGGCGCTGGTCAGCCGGCTCAACAACGACGTGATGGGCGCCCAGCGGGCGTTCACCTCGACGCTGTCCGGCGTGGTCAGCAACGTCATCCAGCTCGTCCTCACCGCCGCGGTGATGTTCACCCTCTCCTGGCAGATCACCGCGCTGTCGCTGGTGCTGCTGCCGATCTTCATCATCCCGGCCCGCCGGGTCGGCAAGCGGCTGGCCGAGATCACCCGCGAGTCGTACAACCTCGACGCCAAGATGAACGCGACCATGACCGAGCGGTTCGGGGTGGCGGGGGCGCTGCTGGTCAAGCTCTTCGGCTCGCCCGAGGAGGAGGCCCGCCGCTTCGCCGGCCGGGCCGAGCGGGTCCGCGACATCGGCATCCAGTCGGCGATGTACTCGCGCACCTTCTTCGTGGCGATGCTGCTGGTCGCCTCGCTGGCCCAGGCCCTGACCTACGGGCTCGGGGGCTGGCTGGCGGTCACCGGCGCGGTCAGCGCCGGCACCGTGGTCACCCTCGCGCTGCTGCTCACCCGCCTGTACGGCCCGCTGACCGCGCTCTCCAACGTCCGGGTGGACGTGATGAGCGCCCTCGTCTCCTTCGACCGGGTCTTCGAGGTGCTCGACCTGCGTCCGGGCATCGAGGAGAAGCCGGACGCGACGCCGGTGCCCCGGGGCAACGGCCGGGTCGAGTTCCGCGACGTGCGGTTCCGCTACCCGGCCGCCGCCGAGGTGTCGCTGGCCTCGCTGGAGGAGGTCGCCACCCTCGACCGTACGGTCAACGAGCCGGTGCTCAAGGGCGTCTCGTTCACCGTCGAGCCGGGCCAGATGGTGGCCCTGGTCGGCCCTTCCGGCGCCGGCAAGTCGACGCTGTCGATGCTGATCTCCCGGATCTACGACGTCACCGACGGTGAGGTGCGCGTCGGTGGGGTGGACGTCCGCGACGCCACGCTCGCCTCGCTGCGCGACGAGATCGGCGTGGTCACCCAGGACAGCCACCTCTTCCACGAGACCATCCGGGAGAACCTGCGGTACGCCAAGCCCGAGGCCACCGACGACGAGATCTGGGCGGCGCTGGCCGGCGCGCAGGTCGCCGACCTGGTCCGGGCCCTGCCCGACGGGCTGGACACCATGGTCGGCGAGCGCGGTTACCGCTTCTCCGGCGGGGAGAAGCAGCGCATCGCGATCGCCCGGCTGCTGCTCAAGGCGCCGTCGATCGTGATCCTCGACGAGGCCACCGCCCACCTGGACTCGGAGAGCGAGGCGGCCGTGCAGCGGGCCCTGTCGGTGGCGCTGACCGGGCGTACCGCGCTGGTCATCGCGCACCGGCTCTCCACCGTCCGGGAGGCCGACCAGATCCTGGTCCTCGACGACGGCCGGATCGTGGAGCGGGGCCGGCACGACGAGTTGGTCGCCGTCGGCGGCCTCTACGCCGAGCTGTACCGCACCCAGTTCGCGGTCACCGACTCGCCCGCCCCGTACGCCGACGAGGTGGAGCCCGAGCCGGTGGTGACCACGGTGCCGATGGGCACGTACGTCGCCCAGGAGGCGCTGCCGCCCGCCGCCGCCAACTAA
- a CDS encoding serine protein kinase RIO encodes MREHELPAPQRRGRGKGRFDDDEPQFLKRGRAAEPALAEPDDEPDPEDRWSSWDEAVHGPEPHPDWLVTELAARDTELGVLKTGKEADVHLVRRGVPDTGRSCLLAAKRYRDAQHRLFHRDAGYLEGRRVRRSRENRAMAGRTAFGRQMIAGQWAAAEFAALSRLWEIGSATGRIAVPYPVQLIGTELMLEFVGDPDEGTAAPRLAQLRPEGAELRSLWEQLVDALVVLARAGYAHGDLSPYNLLVHRGRLVMIDLPQVVDVVANPQGPEFLARDVRVVGAWFASRGLPPDGADPAELTGLLLREAGIR; translated from the coding sequence GTGCGTGAACACGAACTCCCGGCGCCGCAGCGCCGTGGCCGCGGCAAGGGCCGCTTCGACGACGACGAACCACAGTTCCTGAAGCGGGGACGGGCCGCCGAGCCCGCCCTCGCCGAACCCGACGACGAGCCCGACCCCGAGGACCGCTGGTCCTCCTGGGACGAGGCCGTGCACGGGCCCGAACCCCACCCGGACTGGCTGGTCACCGAGCTGGCCGCCCGGGACACCGAACTCGGTGTGCTCAAGACCGGCAAGGAGGCGGACGTCCACCTCGTCCGCCGGGGCGTGCCGGACACCGGGCGCTCCTGCCTGCTGGCCGCCAAGCGCTACCGCGACGCCCAGCACCGCCTCTTCCACCGCGACGCCGGCTACCTGGAGGGACGCCGGGTCCGCCGTTCCCGGGAGAACCGGGCGATGGCCGGGCGGACCGCCTTCGGGAGGCAGATGATTGCCGGGCAGTGGGCGGCGGCCGAGTTCGCCGCGCTGTCCCGGCTCTGGGAGATCGGCTCCGCCACCGGCCGGATCGCCGTGCCGTACCCGGTCCAGCTCATCGGCACCGAGCTGATGCTGGAGTTCGTCGGCGACCCCGACGAGGGCACGGCGGCACCCCGGCTGGCCCAGCTGCGTCCGGAGGGCGCCGAGCTGCGCTCGTTGTGGGAGCAACTGGTCGACGCCCTGGTCGTGCTGGCCCGGGCCGGGTACGCCCACGGCGACCTGTCGCCGTACAACCTGCTGGTGCACCGGGGCCGACTCGTCATGATCGACCTGCCGCAGGTGGTCGACGTGGTGGCCAACCCGCAGGGGCCGGAGTTCCTGGCTCGCGACGTACGGGTGGTGGGCGCCTGGTTCGCCTCGCGCGGGCTGCCGCCCGACGGGGCGGACCCGGCCGAGCTGACCGGGCTGCTGCTGCGCGAGGCGGGCATCCGCTGA
- the mug gene encoding G/U mismatch-specific DNA glycosylase — protein sequence MAAAADRTIPDVIADGLDVVFVGINPGLWSAATGWHFARPGNRFWPALHRGGFTPRQLHPGEQDELPRLGLGITNMVARASARADELTAAELVAGAEILADKVRRRRPAWVAVVGVTAYRIGFARPKAGFGPQPERLAGARLWVLPNPSGLNAHFTAETLGAAFGELRAAVTRP from the coding sequence CTGGCCGCGGCGGCGGACCGGACCATCCCGGACGTCATCGCCGACGGGCTGGACGTGGTCTTCGTCGGAATCAACCCGGGCCTGTGGTCGGCGGCGACCGGCTGGCACTTCGCCCGGCCGGGCAACCGCTTCTGGCCGGCCCTGCACCGGGGCGGATTCACCCCGCGCCAGCTGCACCCCGGCGAGCAGGACGAGCTGCCCCGCCTGGGGCTGGGCATCACCAACATGGTGGCCCGGGCCAGCGCCCGCGCCGACGAGCTGACCGCCGCCGAGCTGGTGGCCGGCGCGGAGATCCTGGCCGACAAGGTGCGGCGGCGCCGGCCGGCCTGGGTGGCGGTGGTCGGGGTGACCGCGTACCGGATCGGCTTCGCCCGGCCGAAGGCCGGATTCGGCCCCCAGCCGGAGCGGCTGGCCGGCGCCCGACTCTGGGTGCTGCCCAACCCGAGCGGGCTGAACGCCCACTTCACCGCCGAGACGCTCGGCGCCGCCTTCGGCGAGCTGCGCGCGGCGGTCACCCGCCCTTAG
- a CDS encoding cytochrome P450: MADSTAPTPTLRPPYVASLRRTLPGLLRDPLGTLVALADGAPEQVVRLNLGTIRPYLVAEPAHVQHVLRDNAANYTRAGDSMMWKSVRKMTGDGILGEGPSWEASRRRLQPHFTAKRIDAVVDDLSRAISEAVDELAAPARDGAPVDAAKEISRIICQAVIRVFFGDKISVADGVRVVAEGDVVATSLRYRLLTPFLPDAVPMPGDRAFRRAVRNIDDILLPLVRAERAGGDGGDDILATLARARDAHGNKLDEQQVRDDLVSIFATTTETTYVVLTWLFPLLEQLPDVAARLYEEIDRVVGPGEVISRDQLGQLRYTRMVLDELVRAYPSGWLVPRTAVADDVIGGTRIAAGATIILSPYVTQRLARFWDRPEVFDPERFAPERPRRAHRYAYYPFGGGAHQCIGQYLFQLEAPLIVATLFSRFRYRLCEPGMPHPQLAASLRPRERVPLMLTPHRQPALA; encoded by the coding sequence GTGGCTGACTCGACCGCCCCCACCCCCACCCTCCGCCCGCCGTACGTCGCGTCGCTGCGGCGTACCCTGCCCGGGCTGCTGCGCGACCCGCTCGGCACCCTGGTCGCGCTCGCCGACGGGGCACCCGAGCAGGTGGTCCGGCTCAACCTGGGCACCATCCGCCCGTACCTGGTGGCCGAGCCGGCCCACGTGCAGCACGTCCTGCGCGACAACGCCGCCAACTACACCCGGGCCGGCGACAGCATGATGTGGAAGTCGGTGCGGAAGATGACCGGCGACGGGATCCTCGGCGAGGGCCCGTCGTGGGAGGCGAGCCGGCGACGGCTCCAGCCGCACTTCACCGCCAAGCGGATCGACGCGGTGGTGGACGACCTGAGCCGGGCGATCAGCGAGGCCGTCGACGAACTGGCCGCCCCGGCCCGCGACGGCGCGCCGGTCGACGCGGCCAAGGAGATCTCCCGGATCATCTGCCAGGCCGTCATCCGGGTCTTCTTCGGCGACAAGATCTCCGTCGCCGACGGCGTACGGGTGGTCGCCGAGGGGGACGTCGTGGCCACCTCGCTGCGGTACCGGCTGCTCACCCCCTTCCTGCCCGACGCGGTCCCGATGCCCGGGGACCGGGCGTTCCGCCGGGCGGTGCGCAACATCGACGACATCCTGCTGCCGCTGGTCCGCGCCGAGCGCGCCGGCGGCGACGGCGGGGACGACATCCTCGCCACGCTGGCCCGGGCCCGCGACGCGCACGGCAACAAGCTGGACGAGCAGCAGGTCCGCGACGACCTGGTGTCCATCTTCGCCACCACCACCGAGACCACCTACGTGGTGCTCACCTGGCTCTTCCCCCTGCTGGAGCAGCTGCCCGACGTCGCCGCCCGGCTCTACGAGGAGATCGACCGGGTGGTCGGCCCGGGCGAGGTGATCAGCCGGGATCAGCTCGGCCAGCTCCGCTACACCCGGATGGTCCTCGACGAGCTGGTCCGGGCGTACCCGTCCGGCTGGCTGGTGCCGCGCACGGCGGTCGCCGACGACGTCATCGGCGGCACCCGGATCGCCGCCGGCGCGACCATCATCCTGAGCCCGTACGTCACCCAGCGGCTGGCCCGCTTCTGGGACCGGCCGGAGGTCTTCGACCCGGAGCGGTTCGCCCCCGAGCGGCCCCGGCGTGCCCACCGGTACGCCTACTACCCGTTCGGCGGCGGCGCCCACCAGTGCATCGGCCAGTACCTGTTCCAGCTGGAGGCGCCGCTGATCGTGGCGACGCTGTTCAGCCGCTTCCGGTACCGGCTCTGCGAGCCCGGGATGCCCCACCCGCAGCTCGCCGCGTCGCTGCGTCCCCGGGAGCGGGTGCCGCTGATGCTCACCCCGCACCGGCAGCCGGCCCTGGCCTGA
- a CDS encoding HAD family hydrolase produces the protein MPLLLLDLDNTLLDRAGSFRAWGERFLSAIGAPGTDIDWLLSIDADGLTDRWDVADAIRDRYDLRIPSIDLVDELRDGVVANTRLDPLVACALRIADDAGWVPVVVTNGSVQQEDAKIRGTGLDRYVADWVISEEAGVSKPNPRIFALAAQRARMSLRGAWVVGDGPEADIGGAAAVGLPSVWLHRGRRWSDARFAPTRTVDSLIAAVSVVLGG, from the coding sequence GTGCCGCTGCTCCTCCTCGACCTGGACAACACCCTGCTCGACCGGGCCGGGTCGTTCCGCGCGTGGGGTGAGCGCTTCCTGTCCGCGATCGGCGCGCCCGGCACCGACATCGACTGGCTGCTCTCCATCGACGCCGACGGGCTCACCGACCGGTGGGACGTCGCCGACGCCATCCGCGACCGGTACGACCTGCGCATCCCCTCCATCGACCTGGTGGACGAACTGCGCGACGGAGTGGTGGCGAACACCCGCCTCGATCCGCTGGTCGCCTGCGCGCTGCGAATCGCCGACGACGCCGGCTGGGTGCCGGTGGTGGTCACCAACGGCTCGGTCCAGCAGGAGGACGCCAAGATCAGGGGGACCGGGCTGGACCGGTACGTCGCGGACTGGGTGATCTCCGAGGAGGCCGGGGTCAGCAAACCCAACCCGCGCATCTTCGCGCTCGCCGCGCAGCGGGCCCGGATGTCGCTGCGCGGGGCGTGGGTGGTGGGGGACGGCCCCGAGGCCGACATCGGCGGGGCCGCCGCCGTCGGCCTGCCCAGCGTCTGGCTGCACCGGGGACGCCGCTGGTCCGACGCCCGCTTCGCCCCCACCCGCACGGTGGACTCGCTGATCGCCGCGGTCTCCGTCGTGCTCGGCGGCTGA
- a CDS encoding DUF2630 family protein, translating to MDDKTILNRISELVDEEHRLRSAAQEHETGTDDEARERLRALEESLDQCWDLLRRRRAARQAHGDPDAQGERPLSEVERYLQ from the coding sequence ATGGACGACAAGACCATCCTGAACCGGATCTCGGAACTCGTCGACGAGGAGCACCGGCTGCGCTCCGCGGCACAGGAGCACGAGACCGGCACCGACGACGAGGCCCGGGAACGGCTGCGCGCGCTGGAGGAGTCGCTGGACCAGTGCTGGGACCTGCTGCGCCGGCGGCGGGCGGCCCGCCAGGCGCACGGCGACCCGGACGCCCAGGGCGAGCGCCCGCTGTCGGAGGTGGAGCGCTACCTCCAGTAG
- a CDS encoding TIGR04222 domain-containing membrane protein produces the protein MTVLAAPGDTWGIPGPVFLGLYLTAAVVVVVGAIVHRSRIIAGRPVGRIDALGPQQVAYLNGGDQLAVWTSLGGLRGSGAVGVRPDRRLTTGSALPAGVTPLDQAVHHAARRNLYARELSRDEWVVRALTQLREGLERQGLALSPAQRRTARNGSLAVLGLLVLGAVRMGAGLSQGKPIAFLLIAFLVLAGTAILLNRVPWRTRAADAALRELRRRHTHLAPSSAPAYATYGAAGAAMGVALFGTVSLWSLDPGFAEQAEIQRQALSGGGAGSSGGTSCGGGSSCSGGSSCGGGGGCGGGGCGG, from the coding sequence ATGACCGTCCTCGCCGCCCCGGGTGACACCTGGGGCATCCCCGGTCCCGTCTTCCTCGGCCTGTACCTGACGGCCGCCGTCGTGGTGGTCGTCGGCGCGATCGTGCACCGGTCCCGGATCATCGCCGGACGGCCGGTCGGCCGGATCGACGCCCTCGGCCCGCAGCAGGTGGCGTACCTCAACGGCGGCGACCAACTCGCGGTCTGGACCTCGCTCGGCGGGCTGCGCGGCAGCGGCGCGGTCGGCGTCCGCCCCGACCGGCGGCTCACCACCGGCAGCGCGCTGCCCGCCGGGGTCACCCCGCTGGACCAGGCGGTCCACCACGCGGCCCGGCGCAACCTGTACGCCCGCGAACTCAGCCGCGACGAGTGGGTGGTCCGGGCCCTGACCCAGCTGCGGGAGGGCCTCGAACGGCAGGGCCTGGCGCTCTCCCCCGCGCAGCGGCGCACCGCCCGCAACGGCTCCCTGGCGGTGCTCGGCCTGCTCGTGCTCGGCGCGGTACGGATGGGCGCCGGGCTGTCCCAGGGCAAGCCGATCGCCTTCCTGCTGATCGCCTTCCTCGTCCTGGCCGGCACGGCAATCCTGCTGAACCGGGTGCCGTGGCGTACCCGGGCGGCCGACGCCGCGCTGCGTGAGCTGCGCCGGCGGCACACCCACCTCGCCCCCTCCTCCGCGCCGGCGTACGCCACCTACGGCGCGGCCGGCGCGGCGATGGGCGTCGCCCTGTTCGGCACGGTCTCGCTCTGGAGCCTGGACCCGGGCTTCGCCGAGCAGGCCGAGATCCAGCGGCAGGCGCTCAGCGGCGGCGGCGCGGGCAGTTCCGGCGGCACCTCCTGCGGGGGCGGCAGCTCGTGCAGCGGCGGCAGCTCCTGCGGCGGCGGTGGCGGCTGCGGCGGTGGCGGGTGCGGCGGGTGA
- a CDS encoding SDR family oxidoreductase: MDLGLTDRVYVLTGASRGLGFATAQCLVADGARVVVSARVPEQVAEAVARLGGPEHAIGLTADLADPATPQRLVAAAREHFGRLDGALVSVGGPPPGTAAQVDDEQWRQSFETVFLGSVRMARTVAAALTDGGAIGLVLSTSTRSPVPGLGISNGLRPGLAGVAKDMADEYGPRGVRVLGLLPGRIMTDRNRALFAATGDAEAARVEAEAGIPLRRIGDPAEFGRVAAFLLSPAAGYVTGVTVPVDGGALRGL; encoded by the coding sequence ATGGATCTCGGACTCACCGATCGGGTGTACGTGCTGACCGGCGCCTCACGCGGGCTGGGCTTCGCCACCGCGCAGTGCCTCGTCGCCGACGGCGCCCGGGTGGTCGTCTCGGCACGGGTGCCGGAGCAGGTCGCCGAGGCGGTCGCGCGGCTGGGCGGCCCGGAGCACGCGATCGGGCTCACCGCCGACCTGGCCGACCCGGCCACCCCGCAACGGCTGGTCGCCGCGGCCCGGGAGCACTTCGGCCGGCTCGACGGCGCGCTCGTCTCGGTCGGCGGACCCCCGCCGGGCACCGCCGCCCAGGTCGACGACGAGCAGTGGCGGCAGTCCTTCGAGACGGTCTTCCTGGGCAGTGTGCGGATGGCCCGCACGGTCGCCGCCGCGCTCACCGACGGTGGCGCGATCGGGCTGGTGCTGTCCACCTCGACCCGCAGCCCGGTCCCCGGCCTCGGCATCTCCAACGGCCTACGGCCCGGCCTGGCCGGGGTGGCCAAGGACATGGCCGACGAGTACGGGCCCCGGGGCGTCCGGGTGCTCGGCCTGCTGCCCGGACGGATCATGACCGACCGCAACCGTGCGCTCTTCGCCGCGACCGGCGACGCGGAGGCGGCCCGGGTCGAGGCGGAGGCGGGCATCCCGCTGCGTCGCATCGGCGACCCGGCCGAGTTCGGGCGGGTCGCCGCGTTCCTGCTCTCCCCCGCGGCGGGCTACGTCACCGGCGTGACCGTGCCGGTCGACGGCGGCGCGCTGCGCGGCCTGTGA